Sequence from the Zeugodacus cucurbitae isolate PBARC_wt_2022May chromosome 5, idZeuCucr1.2, whole genome shotgun sequence genome:
TTTGGTTGCGCCATTTTCATGCTTCAACTTGATACGACAGTGATTTGGACGATTACGACGCCAGAAAGACAAGCTATAATCTCCAACGAAAGTGGCTGACTCGCGCACTAAGAACGTGCCATCGCCCAAGTGTTTGTAAGCCTCTAGTAGTTGATCAGCTTCCTGGCGGCCACCTTaaagatttaataatttaataaaataaaatttaaaatataaattactagATCGAATCACCTTCTAATTTGCCATGGAACCAGTTTTCACCAAAGTGTAATTCTTCATTCGCAAAATTATCCTTTGTTTTAGGCATTAAGGTTGCAGCTGAATTCTGTGAAACCGCGTTATCGTCGTCATCTGCGCCGCCAGCGTTGTTTTCGTCGGTGTGCGAGGAGTaaatcagttgttgttgtgttaataGGAAATGATATAGATTCCAGGCTTTATCGACCGGATCTTTAAAGTACAACATTCCCTCTTTGAGAAAATtacgcatattttcattttcatcgcCGTTAGCGCCACTTATAGAAGATCTGCTGCCACTGGTCGTTAACATACCAGAACCACCACCGACTATACCCGGCCCACCAGCGCAACCATCTTCGTATTCCGGCAGTTTTTTATGTTTAAGTATGATTTTGCGACGTAATTGATGTGGGGAAGGCAGTTGTACTTCAGCGCGGTCACAACGCTGCGTTAACAGCATGTCACCAAAAACCTGAAAATGTACATaagttaataaaaacataaaaattatttattaattattttatttttttaagttttacctCAGTAAGCGCTTGCGCCATATTACGCTGCTGCTCCAGAGAACAGTTCTGCTCAATTGATAAAATCACTGGATATTCAGAAGTTACAAATGCATGCTCCTTTATCGTTTTAATTAcatctttaaattttattttggaagTCATTGTATGTCCATGGAAAATATATGGCAAATTGTCTGCGCCATTCCAGCAGTCCAGCTCAATACAGCGACAGCCCATACGTAATGCACGTGCATAGGCTTCACATGACGATTCACTAGAAAACTGATCGCCAGTGAGATAAGTGTTGTGCGAGGATGCAATCCAATATGCAGAAATTGGTTGTTTCATGTCCATGTAAATGCGATCACAGTTGCGATCCCAGAGATCGttttgtttcgaaaataaatagtCGAGAAATTCACTAATTGTAAAATAGGGTTCTTGCACATCACGCTCTACATCTTGTAAAAAGTCGCGTATAAAGTTTGAAACCGACGCATCGTCACGTCCCATGATTTCATGTTGCTCTTGCATTAAAAAGGTTTGGAACTCACGTAATGTGACTGTTTCGCCATCTTTTGAATAGGCAAATGTGCCGGGTGTACTATAAAACATTTCTTCCAGAAAATTATTTGGCATAAGGAATTTTCTATATAAACGTGAGAAATCATCGAAGCGTAAATCATTTTTACGTCTTGCATCATCTTCAGAGAAGCATTCCATTAGTTTACTGGTGGTCATTTTGCAACTAATACTTgccaaaaagcttttaaaatcttTAACTGTCACTTGACCACCATCTTTGGCAGACTGCATACTCGAATTTTCAATGGCGTAATACTCGCGCCTTAGCCAACGTTCCACTTGTAGAGGATAGGGTGCGTTTACGGTGTCCTGCACCATGTAACGTAGGCCACGTACCCAATTGTCCGCCTCCTGTTCGGAAAGTGCTACAACTGAGAAAGTCTTCAGTTTGAATGAACTACCATGTAACACTACAAAACACTTTGCCGGTTCGAAGCGTTTCGAATCTTCCGCACAATTACGAAATTCTTTAGAGCATTTACCCACACGTATCTCACGAATTTCACGTAGTTCAAGCGATCCCTCATAATCAGTACGCGTATCTGCCATAACCGATGACCATAACAGCTGCCTCGTTTCGCGCACCAACATCAGGCGTCGTTGTTCCGGCCGATGTTTGGAATACAATTTGGTGATAATTGTGCCACGTTCAAGCATACATATAGTTTGTTCCATTTCACCCAAAGTGGGCACACTCATTGCACTAAAGCAATTCAACATGTTGCTTATTATAAGTTGTATCCTATATGTTAGTAAGTAGATAAGTGTATGCCGAAATGatattgtttgtatgttttctgGTCAATCACTTGTTGCCTGGACTTATCTATTTTTGTAACTTcctgttgtatttgttttatttttctgttgCGTTCTTCTTCTCTTTCTGATACTGCACTCCAGCCGCATTACCTAGATCACATATATTTAACATTTGTCGTGTGACTAATATAGATATTTCAAACACTTTCTTCAAAACTACTATCACAAAAatggaataaatgaaaattttatcacattaattgcttggaaatgcaattatttgtgaaattaaGGCACTTCTTGAGGAAAGTTTCCTTTGATGGTTTCTCCAGATGACAGCATTGCCAGAACTAAATTGCGTATGCTATGGAAAAATAAAGGGGCGCTAAATATGGCGGCGTAAAATAATATCCGCGACAAGTGAGAAACCTgtattaattacttttattatttaattgtaaagtttgttcacatttttttattagttcttAACAAAATATTGATTATGTCAGTTTTTTGTGTCTAATTAGTACTACATTTACTGTGCTAAAAGACTTTAAAATAATTGTGTGTACGAATGTTTAATGTGTGATCGCCATATTAGTAGCAACGTGTCATTATTTTCCCGCACTGAACGCATCAATTGGCAAACGTTTACTAACGCAGTTCCGGTgtagatttttataaattcaaattatatataatttagaaaGTTAAATATTGTGAAATAACTTTTAATCAATTCAGTGTACATATCAGAGTGAGTGTGATATGAAATTATAATCATCCGGCGCTGAGCTATCAACAATTTCGAGGATTTCTACTGACGCTCAACAACGAGCAGacattttgccaaattttcatacaaatacagATGGTTAACCTAACATGTATGTAAgtgaataataatttataacagGATGCTTATGCATTGCGCACAGCTGCAAAGAGggtttttcattacaatttgtgatagtttaattgcaaatatatagaaaatatatgtatatggaagatCCCATTCAAAGCAACCTTTCAAATGACAGGTGGACTTTAGTACTGTTCAATGCTTGTCATTGCCTGAAGCGGAAGGCCGTGGCTCAACAAATTGTGGTAGTCAGGTATTCAagtataagaaaattaattttttcctcCACAAGTTAAGCCAGAAGCCCCACCTTATCGCATGgcctaaattttaatttgaagtgATTATGAACTGATTGTCCTTGGCATATGAAATTATATGCCCAAAAAGTGACAAAAGCCTTAAAGAGGTTAAGTgtattttttaagtttccaCAGTTTATTAAAATCATCTtggattaaatgaaaattatttataatatgtcCAGTATAAATAGGAATATAGCGATACAACATATAAGTACATTAAACCGTAGACATgaaatacaagtaatttatatatattttactgacTAGTATGACCTTAACTTTCTAATTTCCATTGaaatatatgttataaagttcaacaaaataaaatatcgataaatacaCAGATTGAGCATTAACTATTGCTATTGTAATTACTTCTTTTAGTAAACTGTAAAAATAACACAACTCACAGTTACaagttaaattaaatgtgtttaatatttaaagctTATACAAACAAGTTTAAATTCAGTATGcttgtatttttgtatacaaatatcgACACATGTGTGccaaatattatatagtatagatTTATGAAATGTGTTTTTTAGGAATTAATGTTGTGACTGTAGTGTTTGAGTGTTTGAATGTGTAGGAATATTAGAGTGTGAGTATTtgcattaatatattttattatttagtttgaGTGTTGGTCTTTAGTTTCACTGCAGTGTTTTTTCGTTCAAGCTTTGTTTTTCAAtgccatattatttttttttattcttatgaGTAAAGAGATCAGTTGAAAGccgtcattttttttaattatttgaaatgctTATATACGCATAATAATATTAGTCttaatacatataattaatcAATTCGCTTACGGAATTTTTTCTTAGTGACTtatgctattttattatttttcaatacaaataatattaatagtaaTGTTTTaggttatattaaaaatgttcagTGTTGAAATGCTTGACCCATATTTATGTTGTATTGTAGTGCTATTTTGTTTTTACCAACTTGTTAATAATAGCGCATGACAAGCATAACTATTGTTGCACTTTTACACTGAATGTCTTTATATATTTgcttaactatttttaaaatattattattttttaatagttaaattttcttatatataatatgcatCTAGCGTTTGCTCACATAAAATATGCATACGAATATGTTAAAGCGTAAgcctaattttataattaatttagttatatttGCCATGAATGATACGCGTATTATATAGTTCAATTCAAGTATtgcgtatgtatatttacatctTTTTACGGATGCACTatgaatttatacatatttttatgagtgTTTCATTAGTATTTTCTGCAGTAGtagtaatttagttttttaaatgcAATGTTACAATGAGTTATGCAAGTTTAGTAGATTTTTACGATAATATTGCTTCCatgtgatatatatatgtatgtgtaagagtACATATATAGCCCTACACAAGTATGAATCTTCCATATTAATGATATTGAAATGCTTTGAGATTTTGATTTGCTTTCATATTTTGCTTTGATTCGCTATAAAAAAcacatttgttaatatttttcaaacatcAAGTCCCATATAACCTCAAAGTAATACACTTGAGACCCAATTTCTGACTCGTCTCGAACACCAACTCGCGCTTCGTTGTACGTGTATATTGTATTATGACACaaatttaacatttcatttatgttattttcgctttttttttaataacagaaGCCACGATTTATACTTGAAACATTGTTTTTTCTTCACACTCTACCGCCTATGTTGCACTGCGGTTCACCACTACACAAGGTATGTAATTTCATTGTTTACACTTCACTGTGTTGTACCGGCAGCTGGTCCATAGATTGAAGCATCACTTATGCGAcgtgtcattgttgctttgcgATTTAAAGTGGCCTGTGAGTGATTCGATTGTAGTGTATTGGTGTTCAAGTGATGATTGGAACGATGTGATGGATAGTAGTTGAGTGGTGCcatattcggattatcaatACGTGTTGGTGATGACACGACGGGACGTGGTGAGACACGTTGTAGGGTGTGTAGTACTTCTTGTGGCTCCTGATAGCCAGAGTCCAAATCGTCATGATAGGAGTCCATTAGAGGTGTGGGATCTTCGTAGTCATAGTCGACGAAGCCGCTGTTGTCGAAGGACTggaaattgcaattaattagttatggtaaaaaacaagtaaggaagggccaagttcgggtgtaaccaaacattttatactcttgcaatttatttatttaattttattaatataatacacaagttgacccatatattcggcatattaatattaggtatatgggtgctAGGGGAagctatgacccgatttcactcattcttGACACagagatatattattagaagaaaaatattccctcttacctatattttcggtaaacaatttaatataaacatttaggtttgcatgttcgatatatggggccttgaaaactagTCGGAGCCAcatccatttaaaattgtgtattttgtgCAGCcgttctgtaccatctt
This genomic interval carries:
- the LOC105215521 gene encoding 1-phosphatidylinositol 4,5-bisphosphate phosphodiesterase gamma-1 → MLNCFSAMSVPTLGEMEQTICMLERGTIITKLYSKHRPEQRRLMLVRETRQLLWSSVMADTRTDYEGSLELREIREIRVGKCSKEFRNCAEDSKRFEPAKCFVVLHGSSFKLKTFSVVALSEQEADNWVRGLRYMVQDTVNAPYPLQVERWLRREYYAIENSSMQSAKDGGQVTVKDFKSFLASISCKMTTSKLMECFSEDDARRKNDLRFDDFSRLYRKFLMPNNFLEEMFYSTPGTFAYSKDGETVTLREFQTFLMQEQHEIMGRDDASVSNFIRDFLQDVERDVQEPYFTISEFLDYLFSKQNDLWDRNCDRIYMDMKQPISAYWIASSHNTYLTGDQFSSESSCEAYARALRMGCRCIELDCWNGADNLPYIFHGHTMTSKIKFKDVIKTIKEHAFVTSEYPVILSIEQNCSLEQQRNMAQALTEVFGDMLLTQRCDRAEVQLPSPHQLRRKIILKHKKLPEYEDGCAGGPGIVGGGSGMLTTSGSRSSISGANGDENENMRNFLKEGMLYFKDPVDKAWNLYHFLLTQQQLIYSSHTDENNAGGADDDDNAVSQNSAATLMPKTKDNFANEELHFGENWFHGKLEGGRQEADQLLEAYKHLGDGTFLVRESATFVGDYSLSFWRRNRPNHCRIKLKHENGATKYYLVDNFVFDSLYSLIVYYRKNMLRSSEFSITLREPVPQPKKHETQEWFHPNTTKEQAEQVLIKLDVGSFLVRPSVQSTNAFVISFTINRKIKHCRIMQEGRLYVVDTIQFESLVSLVNYYMRNPLYRNVKLMYPVSQELLRQKLLVCQTSLEHHNGSDFNDASSYMDPSLDDRVTCKALYSYKANKPDELSFPKHAIITNVQRNTSMWWRGDYGGMVQRHFPANYVKVIDSVSDDYNSFSDENNCESISRTDSIDIHGAIVHLSESNEPGILFQLQIQTPTMQNSFIIGFDNQELAYEWIKAIQEGAQIANQLATERRKKERSARVAKEMSDLIIYFRSVPFREHSWVFYEMSSFPETKAEKQFLQQNTMLFLQYHRNQISRVYPKGQRLDSSNFNPVPFWNVGSQMIALNYQTGDKAMQLNQAKFRDNGNCGYLLKPKFMQSDSFDPNNMLAISSLEERFVTIRIIAGRHLFRGGKSNNPLVTVEICGASFDTGVKHRTKVSENGFNPFWNESCKFTVRNPHFALLRFEVQDEDMFAETHFIAQASYPLNCIRTGYRSITLRNKFSEELELASLLVHVEINHAANTSAANEHTVVVDF